A genome region from Triticum aestivum cultivar Chinese Spring chromosome 2B, IWGSC CS RefSeq v2.1, whole genome shotgun sequence includes the following:
- the LOC123047099 gene encoding small RNA degrading nuclease 1, with the protein MGERLAGAEKEVLVEIVRFTQKNGLKGAEGGWKDFLARNDKKFGASVSDPKKRTKDVLLAFLVTFSKDFQKYFRKLVRRHAERRAIEQYMNEFSGKVSPEQKLVQLTTEHLDYRKNYYFPSYQEGWKIMRIGKVSSSMNSGVMLAIDCEMVLCHDGTEAVVRVCVVDNKLEVKLDTLVNPLKAVADYRTHITGVSKKDLEGVTCSLVDIQKSLKKILAKGKILVGHSLYRDLYALKFDYSRVIDTAYIFKYANLPTTSTASLNSLCKSVCGYSVREDGEPHNCLKDAEAAMNLVTAKLKHGFNDPIEIAENSVPEPDQMKLLAHRIPVYLPCQELLKIFSGNPSIDEKIDSRIRGEFYSTCISFNDIDEADKAFDELDGQETKDSSGRLQKSVLLKRDNGDVAGFFVRKMVYGSRLSNSDVLKKRPQPTENTEQKKEDANGDKRKRQRTSKKHAEKAKALVVE; encoded by the exons ATGGGCGAGCGGCTCGCCGGCGCCGAGAAAGAG GTGCTCGTGGAGATCGTGAGGTTCACCCAGAAGAACGGCCTGAAGGGGGCCGAGGGGGGATGGAAGGATTTCCTGGCCCGGAACGACAAGAAGTTCGGCGCCTCCGTCAGCGACCCCAAGAAGCGGACCAAGGACGTGCTGCTCGCGTTCCTTGtaaccttctccaaagattttCAGAAG TACTTCCGCAAATTGGTGAGGCGTCACGCTGAACGGAGAGCTATCGAGCAGTACATGAATGAGttttccggcaaggtttctccTGAGCAG AAGCTTGTTCAGTTGACGACAGAACACCTTGACTACAGGAAAAACTACTACTTCCCATCTTATCAAGAG GGGTGGAAAATAATGCGGATAGGAAAAGTTTCTAGTAGTATGAACTCTGGAGTCATGTTGGCAATTGACTGTGAGATGGTCCTTTGCCACGATGGTACAGAAGCTGTCGTCCGAGTATGTGTTGTAGACAACAAACTGGAG GTGAAGTTGGATACACTTGTAAATCCCCTCAAAGCTGTTGCAGATTACAGGACACACATCACTGGTGTATCTAAGAAGGATTTAGAAGGAGTCACATGCTCATTAGTTGATATTCAG AAATCATTGAAGAAAATCTTGGCCAAAGGAAAGATTTTGGTTGGCCATAGCTTATATAGAGATCTATATG CTCTCAAGTTTGATTACAGTCGAGTCATTGATACGGCATACATCTTTAAGTATGCGAATTTACCTACTACTTCAACAGCTTCTTTGAACAGCCTTTGCAAG TCTGTTTGTGGGTATTCCGTTCGGGAGGACGGAGAACCACATAACTGCTTGAAGGATGCAGAAGCTGCGATGAATCTAGTTACTGCAAAGCTCAAGCATGGATTTAATGATCCCATCGAAATTGCGGAGAATAGT GTACCTGAACCTGACCAGATGAAGTTGCTTGCTCATAGAATTCCAGTGTACCTTCCTTGTCAAGAGTTGCTTAAAATTTTCTCTGGGAATCCCAGCATCGATGAGAAG ATTGATTCAAGGATTCGAGGCGAGTTTTACTCTACGTGTATTTCTTTTAATGACATAGATGAGGCAGATAAAGCCTTTGATGAATTAGATGGCCAAGAGACTAAG gactcCAGTGGACGACTCCAGAAATCGGTGCTCCTGAAGCGTGACAATGGAGATGTCGCGGGCTTCTTTGTCCGGAAGATGGTATATGGTTCCCGACTCAGCAATTCTGATGTTTTGAAGAAGAGGCCACAGCCTACTGAGAACACGGAGCAAAAGAAAGAAGATGCCAATGGGGATAAGCGAAAAAGGCAAAGAACTAGCAAGAAGCATGCGGAGAAAGCAAAGGCACTGGTTGTCGAGTGA